Proteins co-encoded in one Paracrocinitomix mangrovi genomic window:
- a CDS encoding quinone-dependent dihydroorotate dehydrogenase, whose product MYKLFLRPILFLFDPEAVHHFTFKSIKLSRKIPGVGAWRRLIYSVNDKSLEKELFGIKFKNPVGIAAGFDKNALLLDELEDFGFGFVEIGTVTPKPQNGNPKPRLFRLKKDQAIINRMGFNNDGAEVIAGRLKNKKTKLTIGGNIGKNTATDNSQAKADYIFNFKQLHEYVDYFVVNVSCPNIGDVKKLQDQDFLEDLLTELKQLNATYSNPKPILLKIAPDLNDGQLDEVIEVIEKSGIDGVIATNTTITRDNLQTSADKLQQIGKGGLSGKPLTDRSTYVIRYLAEKSNKAFPIIGVGGIHSAHDAMEKLDAGADLVQVYTGFIYEGPKLVKKINKAIINRNR is encoded by the coding sequence ATGTATAAACTCTTTTTACGACCCATTTTATTTCTTTTTGATCCTGAAGCAGTTCATCATTTTACCTTCAAATCGATTAAATTAAGTCGTAAGATACCCGGAGTTGGAGCATGGAGAAGGTTAATCTACAGTGTAAATGATAAGTCGCTTGAGAAAGAGCTCTTTGGAATAAAATTTAAAAACCCCGTAGGAATTGCCGCAGGGTTTGATAAAAATGCGCTTTTACTTGACGAGTTAGAAGATTTTGGATTTGGATTCGTGGAAATAGGAACAGTTACCCCTAAACCACAAAATGGAAATCCTAAACCAAGATTGTTCAGACTTAAAAAAGATCAAGCAATAATCAACAGAATGGGCTTCAATAATGATGGCGCCGAAGTGATTGCCGGAAGATTGAAAAACAAGAAAACTAAGTTGACTATTGGTGGTAATATTGGTAAGAATACGGCCACAGATAACAGTCAGGCAAAAGCAGATTACATTTTTAATTTTAAGCAACTGCACGAATATGTTGACTATTTTGTAGTTAATGTAAGTTGTCCAAATATTGGAGATGTAAAGAAATTGCAGGATCAGGACTTTTTGGAGGATTTGTTGACAGAATTAAAGCAATTAAATGCTACTTATTCTAATCCAAAGCCTATCTTGCTTAAAATTGCTCCGGATTTAAATGATGGACAGTTAGATGAAGTAATTGAAGTGATTGAAAAAAGTGGTATTGATGGTGTAATTGCTACCAATACAACTATAACAAGAGATAATCTTCAAACTTCAGCTGACAAGCTCCAGCAAATAGGAAAAGGAGGATTGAGTGGTAAACCACTGACAGATCGAAGTACTTATGTGATTCGATATTTAGCGGAAAAGTCAAACAAAGCTTTTCCAATTATTGGAGTAGGGGGAATTCACAGTGCACATGATGCTATGGAGAAACTGGATGCAGGAGCTGATTTAGTTCAGGTATATACAGGCTTCATTTATGAAGGACCCAAATTGGTAAAAAAGATTAATAAAGCAATTATCAACCGAAATCGATAA